The Chroicocephalus ridibundus chromosome 3, bChrRid1.1, whole genome shotgun sequence genome has a segment encoding these proteins:
- the LOC134512963 gene encoding protein ELYS-like, whose translation MQDLTAEVTSSLLQFPEVTLQALGEDEGTLGSVLCGRFSGGRNGLAWLARGPHLEVVNCVTGERLSAYRFSGVNEQPPTVRVVKEFSWEKRTGLLVGLEDAEGSVLCLYDLGLSRVVKAVVLPGRVTAIEPIANHGGPSVSTQHLHQSLRWLFGVAAVATDAGHLLLVDLSLDDCSCTQNDIEALDLEVVTKNPAEVAQRRETVTSEGRHLCFQLQNASGTAVSALCYISRSNQLVVGFSDGYLSLWNMKTLKREHHAQLEGGRIPVYAVTFQEPENDPRNCCYLWAVQSTQESEGDVVSLHLLQLAFGDRKRVASGQVMYEGLEYCGEKFSLDLTGGVFPLRGQMNTKLISCQTVEKFRSDVDGEDSVNEVTSPDTSVSVFSWQVNTYGQGKPSTYLGVFDINCWYHAQMPDSLRLEEFPHECPYFALWSLDTVVSVTSPKLLLDILVHERSLSRGVPPSYPPPEQFFNPSTYNFDGTCLLTSGVVHMTCTGFQKETLNFLKKSGPSIWEAIQESYNRCLVAGLRSPRPVDVQPSSLSQEEQLEAVLSAAVQTGSVGLLTGCIKHWISEEQPSSAGNLRFVLEWTWNQVISTKEEFDQICVPLFDGSCNFIDAQTLRSLQRCQLLLSNLSTVLNCFLTEAQALTGKGFADVTNKQAVTGLISLYARVVIWFCRSGLLPEGLDDDTRLSRPFYNYPLIESYYTGHRQKLERLSRGKWDSDCLMVDGMVSQLGDQVEKLWRRDAGGTGKYPPASLHALLDLYLLESIEENCKHAITIYLLLDIKRSFPSETETSIDSFPTAFGMPWGLVKLVEGFWLLDHNDYENSLALLFHPATIKTASWQHKRIIQSLLCQGEHGQALRYIQMMNPSVSSSGEVQLLLTVLLSNRCMVEAWGLLHQHAAQANLEDLLKHMYEMCREMGLMEDLLKLPFTDTEQECLEKFLRTSAGVQNQEFLLVHHLQRANYIAALELNQSMNVNLMNDHDPRLRERAVARNSALPQYGKILPRIQRKLAVERAKPYHLPASVVREVSRPTPLSTVTNPANAGHLCTRENFLSAVLRKTGEVWEGNEQETSFSQVDR comes from the exons atgcaagacctaacagctgaggtaacaagcagtctgctgcagtttccagaggtgactcttcaggcacttggggaagatgagggaaccctcggctctgtgctgtgcgggaggttttctggag ggagaaacggcctggcgtggttggcacgtggtcctcaccttgaggtggtgaactgtgtgacaggagagcggctctctgcgtaccgtttcagtggagtcaatgaacagcctcccactgttcgtgtggtgaaggagttttcctgggagaagagaactggactgctggttgggttggaagacgcagagggaagcgttctctgtctgtacgaccttggactctcaagagtggttaaagcagttgttcttcccgggagg gtaaccgctatagaacccatagcgaatcacggaggacccagcgtgagcactcagcacctccatcagagtctgcgatggctctttggggtggcagcagtggctacagatgctggccatctgcttctggttgaccttagtttggatgattgctcctgcactcagaacgatatcgaagcattgg atctagaagttgtcactaaaaatcctgctgaagttgcacaaagaagagaaactgtgaccagcgaagggagacatctctgttttcaactacaaaatgcttccggaacagcagtatcagccctgtgctacataagcagaagcaaccagctcgttgtgggtttctcggatggctacctgtcgctctggaatatgaaaactttgaagagaga GCACCAcgctcagcttgaaggagggaggattcctgtctatgctgtcacttttcaagagcctgagaatgatcctcgcaattgttgctacttgtgggctgttcagtctacgcaggaaag tgaaggtgatgtggtgagtttacacctgctgcagttagcgtttggtgacagaaaacgcgtggcttcaggacaagtcatgtatgag ggtttggaatactgtggcgaaaagttcagtttagatctcacgggtggagtctttcccttgagaggccagatgaatactaaattaatcagctgccagactgtcgaaaaattccgcagcgacgttgacggagaggatagcgtaaatgaag tcacgtctcctgacaccagtgtctcagtcttcagttggcaagtgaatacgtacggtcagggaaaaccatctacttacctgggtgtatttgacattaattgCTGGTATCAcgctcaaatgccagattcactaag gctggaagaattccctcatgagtgcccctattttgcactgtggtcgctggataccgtagtgagcgtgacttctccgaagctccttttggatattctggtccatgagcggagtctaagtcggggagttcctccttcttatccaccacctgagcagTTTTTTAATCCAAGCAcctataactttg atggtacgtgcttgctgacctctggagtcgttcacatgacttgcaccggcttccagaaggag accttgaattttttgaagaaatctggcccttcaatatgggaagccattcaggagagctacaataggtgtcttgtagctggcttgcggtctccaagaccagttgatgtccagccatccagtttgagtcag gaggagcagctggaagcagtattgtcagctgctgtccagacaggttctgtgggacttctgactggatgcattaaacattggatatctgaag agcagccgagttctgctggtaatttacggtttgttcttgagtggacatggaaccaagtgatctctacaaaggaagaatttgaccaaatct gtgttccgctgtttgatggctcttgcaacttcattgacgcccagacattacggtctctccagcgctgccagttgcttttgagcaaccttagcacagtcttaaactgttttctcacagaagcacaagcgcttactggaaaag gttttgcagacgtgacaaataagcaagcggtaaccggcctcatttctttgtatgcacgagtggtcatctggttctgtcgatccggtctccttccagagggtttag atgatgATACGCGTTTGTcgagacctttctacaattatcctctgattgagagctactatactggtcaccgacagaaacttgagcgtttatcaag aggaaaatgggactcggactgcttgatggttgatggaatggtttcccagttaggagaccaagtggagaagctgtggcggagagatgcaggaggaactgggaaatacccgcctgccagtttgcat gcactgctggatctctatttgctagaaagcattgaagaaaactgcaaacacgcaatt acaatttacttgctgctggatatcaagcgttcctttccgagtgagacagaaacTTCAATCGACTCCTTcccaactgcctttggcatgccttggggacttgttaagcttgttgaaggtttttggcttctagatcacaatgattacgaa aattcactggccctgctctttcatcccgctacaatcaaaaccgcgtcatggcagcacaagagaattattcagtccctcctgtgccaaggggagcatgggcaagccctcagatataTCCAGATGATGAATCCATCAGTgtcaagcagcggggaagtgcagcttctcctcactgtgttgctctccaatag gtgcatggtggaggcttggggtctgttgcaccaacatgccgctcaggcaaacttagaagacctcttaaaacacatgtacgaaatgtgccgggagatgggcctgatggaagacttgctgaagctgcctttcacagacaccgaacaa gagtgtttggagaagtttttaaggaccagtgctggtgttcagaatcaagaattccttttagttcaccatctgcagcgtgccaactacattgcagcactagagctgaatcaatccatgaatgtcaatcttatg AATGATCATGATCCTCGCTTGAGAGAGAGGGCAGTTGCCCGAAATTCTGCATTaccccaatatggcaagatccttccacgaattcaaaggaagctggccgtagagagagccaagccttACCATTTGCCTGCGTCGGTCGTaagagaag tctcaagaccaacgCCATTATCCACAGTAACAAACCCAGCTAATGCAGGACATTTGTGTACTAGAGAAAATTTCCTCAGTGCTGTATTGCGCAAAACTGGAGaagtctgggaaggaaatgagcaggaaacCAGTTTCTCACAAGTTGATAGGTAA